A stretch of Clostridium sp. BJN0001 DNA encodes these proteins:
- the pseI gene encoding pseudaminic acid synthase, whose protein sequence is MNRSFYIGNKKVGEGEKTFIIAEMSANHLQDYERAVKIIEEAKKAGADAIKLQTYTPDTITLDCDNKYFKINQGTIWDGTTLHKLYEKAYTPWEWQPKLKKIAEDLGLIFFSSPFDNTAVDFLEDISVPAYKIASFELTDIPFVEYIASKGKPVIMSTGIAEISDIKNALDACKRMNNYDVALLKCTSAYPAPVDEINLKTMENMRETFNVTSGLSDHTLENSVSVAAVALGATIIEKHMTLKRSDKGPDSEFSMEPHEFKDMVKSIRTVEKALGSVTYDLSYKQQKEREHSRSLFVVKDIKKGEAFTNDNVKSIRPGFGLKTKYITDILGKKSDRDIQKGTPMSWNLIERDE, encoded by the coding sequence ATGAATAGATCATTTTATATAGGAAATAAAAAAGTAGGAGAAGGTGAAAAAACATTTATAATTGCTGAAATGTCAGCAAATCATCTTCAAGACTATGAAAGAGCAGTAAAAATTATAGAAGAGGCAAAAAAAGCTGGTGCAGATGCGATAAAGCTTCAGACATATACTCCAGATACAATTACACTTGACTGTGATAACAAGTATTTTAAGATAAATCAAGGAACTATATGGGATGGAACAACACTTCATAAGCTCTATGAAAAAGCATATACACCATGGGAGTGGCAGCCTAAGCTTAAAAAGATTGCAGAGGATTTAGGACTTATATTTTTTTCATCTCCATTTGATAATACGGCAGTTGATTTTTTAGAAGACATATCTGTTCCTGCATATAAAATTGCATCGTTTGAACTTACTGATATTCCATTTGTAGAGTATATTGCTTCAAAAGGAAAGCCTGTTATAATGTCAACAGGAATTGCAGAGATCTCTGATATAAAAAATGCATTAGACGCATGTAAAAGGATGAACAATTATGATGTAGCATTATTAAAATGTACATCAGCTTATCCAGCACCTGTAGATGAAATTAATCTAAAGACCATGGAGAATATGAGAGAGACATTTAATGTTACGTCAGGACTTTCAGATCATACTTTAGAAAATTCAGTTTCAGTTGCAGCTGTAGCACTTGGAGCTACAATAATAGAAAAACATATGACTTTAAAAAGAAGCGATAAAGGCCCTGATAGTGAGTTTTCTATGGAGCCTCACGAATTTAAAGATATGGTTAAAAGCATAAGAACGGTTGAAAAAGCGCTTGGCTCTGTTACTTATGATCTTTCTTATAAACAGCAAAAAGAAAGAGAACATTCAAGAAGTCTTTTTGTAGTTAAAGATATAAAAAAAGGTGAAGCTTTTACAAATGATAATGTAAAAAGTATAAGACCAGGTTTTGGACTTAAAACAAAATACATTACTGATATTTTAGGAAAAAAATCAGATAGAGATATACAAAAAGGAACTCCAATGAGCTGGAATTTAATTGAGAGGGATGAATAA
- a CDS encoding glycosyltransferase family protein — protein sequence MKILCIVQARMGSERLPKKVMREINGKPMIYYTLNALKKSRYIDDIILATSTLKINDKLAEYAEKAGFKVFRGSEDNVLKRYKDVADKYEGDVIIRVTGDCPLINPVIVDNTITKYLMYDYDYVRLDVPNTFQRGFDTEVFSKKALAKVYNIVCSKENIDREDFKPFREHVTFYIYNHKDDFKVGVVKGEGKYFENKDINYSVDRIEDFERVKNILEKRDI from the coding sequence ATGAAGATTTTATGTATTGTGCAGGCAAGAATGGGTTCTGAAAGACTGCCTAAAAAAGTTATGAGAGAAATTAACGGAAAGCCTATGATTTATTATACGCTAAATGCTCTAAAAAAAAGCAGATACATAGATGATATTATACTCGCAACTTCTACACTCAAAATAAATGATAAGCTTGCAGAATACGCAGAAAAAGCAGGCTTTAAAGTGTTTAGAGGATCTGAAGACAACGTTCTTAAACGATATAAGGATGTAGCAGATAAATATGAAGGCGATGTGATAATAAGAGTTACTGGAGATTGTCCTCTTATAAATCCTGTAATTGTAGATAATACTATTACAAAATATCTTATGTACGATTACGATTATGTAAGACTTGATGTACCAAATACATTCCAGAGAGGGTTTGATACAGAAGTATTTTCTAAAAAAGCACTTGCTAAAGTGTATAACATAGTATGCTCAAAAGAGAATATAGATAGAGAAGATTTTAAGCCGTTTAGGGAGCATGTTACATTTTATATTTATAATCACAAAGATGATTTTAAAGTAGGCGTTGTAAAAGGCGAAGGAAAGTATTTTGAAAACAAAGATATAAATTATAGCGTTGATAGAATTGAAGATTTTGAAAGAGTAAAAAATATATTAGAAAAAAGAGATATTTGA
- the pseG gene encoding UDP-2,4-diacetamido-2,4,6-trideoxy-beta-L-altropyranose hydrolase, with amino-acid sequence MKIFIRTDGGREIGLGHIMRMLVLADELRKSNEVIFICRNSKNNKFEAGIEKIYQNDFKILFIKEKDYINDIISLQKEYKADLLITDSYDVSESYFNVLKPYFRFTGYVDDVNKMKMNVDFIINQNINAKELDYSSNINLETKLFLGPKYCMIRKEFKEAFKLKVVKDEVSDIMLTLGGMDDDNNTGKILKMIKDINKNIHVVIGSAFSEETIKSIENLSIGHENIYLYKNANMADIMRKCDVAISSCGSTIYELCSMNVIPIGIIVAENQRKTAEFMKSNELIAKIFNAQNLNSHDLINFLNNLLNNKSKRLKIFNNQKNIVNINGAKLLVDKINKIKLK; translated from the coding sequence ATGAAAATATTTATTCGTACAGATGGTGGAAGAGAAATAGGTCTTGGGCATATTATGAGAATGCTTGTCCTTGCAGATGAACTGAGAAAATCGAATGAAGTTATTTTTATCTGCAGAAATTCAAAAAATAATAAGTTTGAAGCAGGAATTGAAAAAATTTATCAGAATGATTTTAAAATACTATTTATAAAAGAAAAAGATTATATTAACGATATAATTTCTTTACAAAAAGAATACAAAGCAGATTTGCTTATTACTGATAGCTATGATGTTTCTGAATCTTATTTTAATGTATTAAAGCCATATTTTAGATTTACAGGGTATGTTGATGATGTTAACAAGATGAAGATGAATGTTGATTTTATAATAAATCAGAATATAAATGCGAAAGAACTTGATTATAGTAGTAATATTAATCTTGAAACTAAGCTATTTTTAGGCCCAAAGTATTGCATGATAAGAAAAGAATTTAAAGAGGCTTTTAAATTAAAAGTGGTTAAAGATGAAGTAAGTGATATTATGCTTACATTAGGTGGCATGGATGATGATAATAATACAGGAAAGATATTAAAAATGATTAAAGACATCAATAAAAATATTCATGTTGTAATTGGTTCTGCATTTAGTGAAGAAACTATTAAAAGTATAGAAAATTTAAGCATAGGGCATGAAAATATTTATTTATATAAGAATGCTAATATGGCAGATATTATGAGAAAATGTGACGTTGCCATATCATCATGTGGTTCAACAATATATGAACTATGTTCAATGAATGTTATACCAATTGGTATTATTGTAGCTGAAAATCAGAGAAAAACAGCTGAATTTATGAAAAGTAATGAACTTATAGCTAAAATATTTAATGCTCAAAATTTAAATAGTCATGATTTAATTAACTTTTTAAATAACCTCTTAAATAATAAAAGTAAAAGGTTAAAAATTTTTAACAATCAGAAAAATATAGTAAATATAAATGGTGCCAAACTTTTAGTTGATAAAATAAATAAAATTAAATTAAAGTAA
- a CDS encoding YjfB family protein — protein sequence MDVAAASIGMHQAQLQNDVTLSVMKISMNDAENTSTQITEMMDNMSLDPNLGTNIDTTV from the coding sequence ATGGATGTAGCAGCAGCTTCAATTGGAATGCATCAGGCTCAGCTTCAAAATGATGTTACGCTTTCTGTTATGAAGATTTCGATGAATGATGCAGAAAATACAAGTACACAGATTACTGAAATGATGGATAATATGTCACTTGATCCTAATTTAGGCACAAATATTGATACGACAGTTTAA
- a CDS encoding flagellin, which produces MRLAHNMYSEKIYRTYKSILTDNSKSIRNISSGLKINSAKDNPSKISESENLKMQIMCRNAAEENIQDTNSMIQTFDGSMQEINNQLVRLKQLVVNVHNDTNDDEDKATIKKEIDQILEGIDDISNNTEFNGTKLSLEAGEKEDPNSNIIKSTIGDMVGDDVKLQRYNLTTGKNGLDLQGNSTDLSKIDDAIQKVSISRSKYGAIQSRLEDTYTDMGSIDMNLQSAQSDLADADIAEEALNLSKSQIMYQASIALMAQSNKFPKEALNILSAVK; this is translated from the coding sequence ATGAGATTAGCACACAATATGTACTCTGAAAAAATATATAGAACATATAAATCTATATTAACAGATAATTCTAAATCTATTAGAAATATAAGTTCTGGTCTTAAAATTAATTCTGCAAAAGATAATCCTAGCAAAATAAGTGAATCAGAAAATTTGAAAATGCAGATTATGTGTAGAAATGCAGCAGAAGAAAATATACAGGATACAAATTCTATGATTCAGACATTTGATGGATCTATGCAGGAGATTAACAATCAGCTTGTAAGATTAAAGCAGCTTGTTGTTAATGTTCATAATGATACAAATGATGATGAGGATAAAGCTACAATAAAAAAAGAGATAGATCAAATTCTAGAAGGAATAGATGATATTTCAAACAATACAGAATTTAATGGGACAAAGTTATCACTTGAAGCAGGTGAAAAAGAAGATCCAAATAGTAATATAATAAAATCTACTATAGGAGATATGGTAGGAGATGATGTAAAATTACAAAGATATAATCTTACAACAGGAAAAAATGGTTTGGATTTACAGGGAAATTCTACAGATTTATCAAAAATAGATGATGCTATACAAAAAGTATCTATATCTAGAAGTAAATATGGTGCTATTCAGTCAAGACTTGAAGATACATATACTGATATGGGTTCTATAGACATGAATCTTCAGAGTGCACAGAGTGATTTAGCTGATGCTGATATTGCAGAAGAAGCATTAAACTTATCAAAATCACAGATAATGTATCAGGCATCAATAGCACTTATGGCACAAAGTAATAAATTCCCTAAAGAAGCTTTAAATATTTTATCGGCTGTAAAGTAG
- the flgB gene encoding flagellar basal body rod protein FlgB, protein MSIPMVSDNTYNLIKRGMDASNVRANAISNNIANINTKNYKRFNVIFEQNLEKQNDSDFKLKTTNENHYKNEASGLSLKRTENAHFTSNGEENGGISVTRDTSTSMRTDGNNVDLEVEKANQAANTLKYYALVAAANNKFTNLKTVLK, encoded by the coding sequence ATGAGTATACCAATGGTATCAGATAATACGTATAATCTTATAAAAAGAGGCATGGATGCTTCGAATGTAAGAGCAAATGCAATATCGAATAATATTGCTAACATTAATACAAAAAACTATAAAAGATTTAATGTTATATTTGAACAAAATCTTGAAAAACAAAATGATTCCGATTTTAAATTAAAAACAACAAACGAAAACCATTATAAAAATGAAGCTTCAGGTCTTTCACTAAAGAGAACAGAAAATGCTCATTTTACATCAAATGGTGAAGAAAATGGAGGAATATCTGTTACTCGTGATACGTCTACGAGTATGAGAACTGATGGTAATAATGTTGATTTGGAAGTTGAGAAAGCAAATCAGGCAGCAAATACACTAAAGTATTATGCATTAGTTGCTGCAGCAAATAATAAGTTTACTAATTTAAAAACAGTTCTTAAATAA
- the flgC gene encoding flagellar basal body rod protein FlgC, producing MGAFSSMAVSATGMSAERLRMDTISSNMANATTTRNAAGEKQPYIRKVAVFQEALDKAGNAAGVKAVKIEDDPSPLRKVYNPSHPDAGEDGYVTMPNVNVLNEYADMMVATRSYEANVDTFNALKGMFSKSLEIGK from the coding sequence ATGGGAGCTTTTAGTTCAATGGCAGTTAGCGCAACAGGAATGTCTGCTGAGCGTTTAAGAATGGATACCATTTCATCAAATATGGCAAATGCTACAACAACAAGAAATGCAGCAGGAGAAAAACAGCCTTATATAAGGAAAGTAGCTGTATTTCAGGAAGCATTAGATAAAGCAGGAAATGCAGCAGGAGTTAAGGCAGTAAAAATAGAAGATGATCCATCGCCACTTAGAAAAGTATATAATCCAAGTCATCCAGATGCAGGAGAAGATGGATATGTAACAATGCCTAATGTAAATGTACTTAATGAATATGCTGATATGATGGTCGCAACGAGATCGTATGAAGCTAATGTTGATACATTTAATGCATTAAAAGGTATGTTTTCAAAATCATTAGAAATTGGTAAATAG
- the fliE gene encoding flagellar hook-basal body complex protein FliE, with the protein MEINNSFANRIENFNTRIDSFNNKINGNQNNDVKDTKKLSFSDVLKGTLDNVNGMQVKADTSMTDFISGGKTNIGEAMINNTEASLGLQFLTATRDKLLEGYKELTKMQL; encoded by the coding sequence TTGGAAATAAATAATAGCTTTGCTAATAGAATTGAAAATTTTAATACGAGAATAGATAGTTTTAATAACAAAATAAATGGAAATCAAAATAATGATGTTAAAGACACTAAAAAATTAAGTTTTTCAGATGTACTTAAAGGAACTTTAGATAATGTAAATGGTATGCAGGTTAAAGCAGACACATCAATGACAGATTTCATAAGTGGAGGAAAGACTAATATTGGTGAAGCAATGATAAATAACACAGAAGCATCGCTTGGACTTCAGTTTTTAACTGCAACAAGGGATAAGCTACTTGAAGGATATAAGGAATTAACAAAAATGCAGTTATAG
- the fliF gene encoding flagellar basal-body MS-ring/collar protein FliF: MKKLLEKAKGLLNKFKSKSKKVKIAMTVAFIAVIVAIGSLIYYSQANKYQVLFSGLKGDDSQVVINSLTDEKIDYKIKGDSILIPKDKVDELRLKLAPSLTDGSKGYELMDGGSSFGMTDEEFKIKKLRMQQGELEKTFKSFNEVSDARVHITQATDSVFAKDKQEGKAAVKLTLKPGKKLSEDQVRAIVALVSGATENIPEKNISVIDDKMNLLTKDLENSDDGSANTEVIGKQHAQEKDYEEKLQEAIVELLEPVVGKNKVKSTVSADLDFDSKQVTETTIDPNKVIVSQDSSKETSNTTNGGNQSQSPVDNNMSNQITDGTNDTNSSAKEEQKTNYDSGKSESKTIVAPGEVKRKTVSVIIDGNLDADTQSQIENLVSNAVGLDATKGDQLTVAGMAFDPSINDEAQSEIDAMNAEEAQKKQTRMLILGAIGAVVLLIALFMIMRKIIANRKKKKQEAQNIDTLIDDTIIPKEPEEFAPIEFEEKSEKTHLEQEIKKYAKEKPEQVVEIIKSWLAENER, translated from the coding sequence ATGAAAAAACTTTTAGAAAAAGCTAAAGGACTTTTAAATAAATTTAAAAGTAAGAGCAAAAAAGTTAAAATAGCAATGACGGTTGCCTTTATTGCTGTAATTGTAGCAATAGGAAGTCTGATATACTATTCACAGGCAAACAAATATCAGGTATTGTTTTCTGGCCTTAAAGGTGATGATTCTCAAGTCGTAATTAATTCATTAACAGATGAAAAAATTGATTATAAAATAAAAGGAGATTCAATTTTAATACCAAAAGATAAAGTAGATGAACTTCGTCTTAAGCTTGCACCAAGTTTAACAGATGGAAGTAAAGGCTATGAACTCATGGATGGTGGAAGTTCATTTGGAATGACAGATGAGGAATTTAAAATAAAGAAATTAAGAATGCAGCAAGGTGAACTTGAAAAAACATTTAAGAGTTTTAATGAAGTATCAGACGCTAGAGTACATATAACACAGGCAACAGATTCTGTTTTTGCAAAGGACAAGCAGGAAGGGAAAGCTGCTGTAAAACTTACATTAAAACCTGGAAAAAAGCTTTCAGAAGATCAGGTAAGAGCTATCGTTGCTTTAGTATCTGGTGCAACTGAAAATATACCAGAAAAAAACATAAGTGTAATAGATGATAAAATGAATCTTTTAACAAAAGATCTTGAAAATTCAGATGATGGCAGTGCAAATACAGAAGTCATAGGAAAACAGCATGCACAGGAAAAAGATTATGAAGAAAAACTTCAAGAAGCTATAGTTGAATTACTTGAGCCAGTAGTTGGAAAGAATAAAGTAAAATCAACTGTAAGTGCTGATCTTGATTTTGATTCTAAACAGGTAACAGAAACAACAATAGATCCAAATAAAGTAATTGTAAGTCAGGATTCTTCAAAGGAAACTTCAAATACTACTAATGGAGGGAATCAGAGTCAGAGTCCTGTTGACAATAATATGTCAAACCAGATAACTGATGGAACAAATGATACTAATTCATCAGCTAAAGAAGAACAGAAAACTAATTATGATTCTGGAAAGAGCGAAAGTAAAACCATAGTTGCTCCAGGAGAAGTTAAAAGAAAAACAGTTTCTGTAATTATAGATGGAAATCTTGATGCTGATACTCAATCTCAGATTGAAAATCTTGTATCTAATGCTGTAGGGCTTGATGCAACAAAAGGTGATCAGCTTACAGTAGCAGGAATGGCATTTGATCCATCAATAAATGATGAAGCACAGAGCGAAATAGATGCAATGAATGCAGAAGAAGCACAGAAAAAGCAAACAAGAATGTTAATTCTTGGAGCAATAGGTGCAGTAGTTTTATTAATTGCACTCTTTATGATAATGAGAAAAATTATAGCAAATAGAAAGAAGAAGAAACAAGAAGCTCAAAATATTGATACATTAATAGATGATACAATTATTCCAAAGGAACCAGAAGAGTTTGCTCCTATTGAATTTGAAGAGAAATCTGAGAAAACTCATTTAGAGCAAGAAATCAAGAAATACGCTAAGGAAAAACCAGAGCAGGTTGTTGAAATAATTAAATCGTGGTTAGCTGAAAATGAGAGGTGA
- the fliG gene encoding flagellar motor switch protein FliG, translating to MAREQKGLTGVQKAAILFITLGPEASSGILKKLPENDIQKITYEIANITSVTSQQREDILNEFLQINKAKDYIVEGGMEYAKQLLSQALGNERAGEILEKVSEATSQYRPFSIARKADAKQLLNAIVSEQPQTIALILCYLQADKAAQVIAELPEDVQSEVSFRIATMNNTSPMVIKEIESVLEGKLSSVVRTEMTSLGGVETLVDILNAVDRTTEKNITEGLEKEDAELADKVKSSMFVFEDIINLDDVSIQRILREVEVSDLALSLKGCSEEVANCIYRNQSKRAAASLKEDMEYLGPVRLSDVEKSQQKIVAVIRKLDDANEIVISRGGEDAIIV from the coding sequence GTGGCAAGAGAACAAAAAGGATTAACAGGGGTACAAAAAGCTGCAATACTGTTTATTACTCTTGGTCCTGAAGCTTCATCAGGAATATTAAAAAAGCTTCCTGAAAATGACATACAAAAAATAACATATGAAATTGCTAATATAACATCTGTAACATCTCAGCAGAGAGAAGATATATTAAATGAGTTTTTACAGATAAATAAAGCTAAAGATTATATAGTAGAAGGCGGAATGGAATATGCAAAGCAGCTTTTATCACAGGCACTTGGAAATGAAAGAGCTGGTGAAATTTTAGAGAAGGTTTCTGAAGCTACTTCGCAGTATAGACCATTTTCTATTGCTAGAAAAGCAGATGCTAAGCAGCTTCTAAATGCTATAGTTAGTGAACAACCACAAACAATAGCACTTATATTATGTTATCTTCAAGCTGATAAGGCAGCACAGGTTATTGCTGAACTTCCAGAAGATGTACAAAGTGAAGTATCATTTAGAATCGCAACTATGAATAATACATCACCTATGGTAATAAAAGAAATAGAAAGTGTTCTTGAAGGAAAGCTTTCATCTGTTGTAAGAACAGAAATGACATCACTTGGTGGAGTAGAAACATTAGTTGATATATTAAATGCAGTAGATAGAACTACTGAGAAAAATATTACTGAAGGTCTTGAAAAAGAAGATGCAGAGCTTGCTGATAAAGTTAAGAGCTCAATGTTTGTATTTGAAGATATCATTAATCTTGATGATGTTTCAATTCAGAGAATACTTAGAGAAGTTGAAGTTAGTGATCTTGCACTTTCACTTAAAGGATGTTCTGAAGAAGTTGCAAACTGTATTTATAGAAATCAGTCAAAGAGAGCTGCTGCTTCATTAAAAGAAGATATGGAATACTTAGGACCAGTAAGATTATCAGATGTTGAAAAATCACAGCAGAAGATTGTTGCAGTTATAAGAAAATTAGATGATGCTAATGAGATCGTAATATCAAGAGGTGGCGAAGATGCAATTATCGTCTAG
- a CDS encoding FliH/SctL family protein, with the protein MQLSSRLIKWDIAKSGEKKVITTEYTPHNIDNHIEDNSEKTENTIEYMEKENVIDPEEMIKEYQVVADRIVEDARKEKEKILSETYENAENIEKEAYEKGYNQGEKNGYDDGFKKVYAENIEKAKKEASEIVKKAENMLKSAEDQYGEYLNEKKKDVVDLALTIASTIVRQKLTTDDGMNNLVEEAFKLSKGEESIVIKVNKIHIQKLKENIDKWKVTYDIKNEIFILEDTFLEPGNAVIEKTSGIIKVGIESGLSEIKKALIG; encoded by the coding sequence ATGCAATTATCGTCTAGACTTATAAAATGGGATATAGCTAAAAGTGGTGAAAAAAAAGTAATAACTACTGAATATACTCCCCATAATATTGATAATCATATAGAAGATAATAGTGAAAAAACAGAAAACACTATTGAATATATGGAAAAAGAAAATGTTATCGATCCTGAAGAAATGATAAAAGAATATCAGGTTGTAGCAGATAGAATAGTAGAAGATGCTAGAAAAGAAAAAGAAAAAATACTCAGCGAAACATACGAAAATGCTGAGAATATTGAAAAAGAAGCTTATGAAAAAGGCTATAATCAGGGAGAAAAAAATGGATATGATGATGGCTTTAAAAAAGTTTATGCTGAAAATATAGAAAAAGCTAAAAAAGAAGCTTCTGAAATTGTTAAAAAAGCAGAGAATATGCTTAAGTCTGCAGAAGACCAATATGGTGAGTATTTAAACGAAAAGAAAAAAGATGTAGTTGACCTTGCTCTTACTATAGCATCCACTATAGTAAGACAAAAATTAACTACTGATGATGGAATGAATAATCTTGTAGAAGAAGCATTTAAACTTTCAAAAGGTGAAGAAAGTATAGTGATTAAAGTAAACAAGATTCATATTCAAAAATTAAAAGAAAATATAGATAAGTGGAAAGTAACTTATGATATTAAAAACGAAATTTTTATACTTGAAGACACTTTCTTAGAACCTGGAAATGCAGTTATAGAAAAGACTAGCGGAATTATTAAGGTTGGCATAGAAAGTGGACTTTCTGAAATTAAGAAAGCACTTATTGGTTAG
- the fliI gene encoding flagellar protein export ATPase FliI encodes MDLGLNFKKLTDKVNNVSAIYSEGIVREVIGLTIEVTGIKAFVGELCIIYNERNMPINCEVVGFKEDFVILMPLDELIGISPGCKVVAQHKPLSVRCSDNMLGHILDGLGKPLDDSDLSVDGVDYPLENEAPDPLKRKRIKDIMPTGIRAIDGFLTVGDGQRIGIFAGSGVGKSTTLGMIAREAKADVNVISLIGERGREVLEFVEKDLGPEGMKRSVVVCATSDKPALIRIKGALTATAIAEYFRDKGKKVILMMDSVTRFAMAQREVGLATGEPPATKGYTPSVFAKLPKLMERSGTSINGSITAFYTVLVDGDDFNEPIADAVRGILDGHIVLSRDLAHKNHYPAIDVLNSVSRLMSSIASKEHKEAASIGRDLLATYKDSEDLINIGAYVKGSNKKIDQAIKYNDVINKFLCQKVDEKTSFDETEAKLKGMFKNN; translated from the coding sequence ATGGATTTAGGGCTTAATTTTAAGAAACTGACTGATAAAGTAAATAATGTATCTGCAATATATAGTGAGGGAATTGTAAGAGAAGTAATAGGTCTTACAATTGAAGTTACAGGAATAAAGGCTTTTGTTGGTGAATTATGCATAATTTATAATGAGAGAAATATGCCAATTAACTGTGAAGTTGTTGGATTTAAAGAGGATTTTGTAATACTTATGCCGCTTGATGAACTTATAGGAATTTCACCAGGATGCAAAGTAGTTGCCCAGCATAAACCTTTAAGTGTACGCTGCTCAGATAATATGTTAGGTCATATTTTAGATGGACTTGGAAAACCTCTTGATGATTCAGATCTATCAGTTGATGGAGTAGATTATCCACTTGAAAATGAAGCACCAGATCCACTTAAAAGAAAAAGAATAAAAGACATAATGCCAACAGGAATAAGAGCGATTGATGGGTTTTTAACTGTTGGTGATGGACAAAGAATTGGTATATTTGCAGGTAGTGGAGTTGGAAAAAGTACAACTCTTGGTATGATAGCAAGGGAAGCTAAAGCTGATGTAAATGTAATTTCTCTTATTGGAGAAAGAGGAAGAGAAGTTCTTGAATTTGTAGAAAAAGATTTAGGACCTGAAGGAATGAAAAGATCAGTTGTAGTATGTGCTACATCAGATAAACCAGCACTCATAAGAATTAAAGGTGCTCTTACAGCAACAGCTATAGCAGAGTATTTTAGAGATAAAGGAAAAAAAGTAATTCTTATGATGGACTCAGTAACAAGATTTGCTATGGCACAAAGAGAGGTTGGACTTGCAACAGGAGAGCCTCCTGCAACTAAGGGATATACTCCTTCAGTTTTTGCAAAGCTTCCAAAGCTTATGGAACGTTCAGGAACATCTATTAATGGCTCAATTACTGCATTTTATACAGTTCTTGTTGATGGTGACGATTTTAATGAACCTATTGCAGATGCAGTAAGAGGTATACTTGATGGACATATAGTTCTTTCAAGAGACTTAGCTCATAAAAATCATTATCCTGCAATTGATGTTTTAAATAGTGTATCAAGACTTATGAGTTCTATTGCATCAAAAGAGCATAAAGAAGCTGCATCTATTGGCAGAGATCTTTTAGCAACATATAAAGATTCAGAGGATCTTATAAATATAGGTGCATACGTAAAAGGAAGCAACAAAAAGATAGATCAAGCTATTAAATATAATGATGTTATAAATAAATTTTTGTGTCAAAAAGTAGACGAAAAAACATCATTTGATGAAACTGAAGCAAAACTTAAAGGTATGTTTAAAAATAATTAG
- the fliJ gene encoding flagellar export protein FliJ, with product MAKKFKFSLDKLLEIRRDKEEESKRVFTKAQAEKDLIEKKLKNLHDNYEKYKVIDANEDVTYQKLKRYYLTGIQSSIKETKKDLVKKEEEVEKNRKKVIEKQIDRKTVETLKNKKYDKFIKEENKAEQIVTDELGLYAFIRNRKDR from the coding sequence ATGGCTAAAAAGTTCAAATTTAGTTTAGATAAACTTCTTGAAATAAGGCGTGACAAAGAAGAAGAGAGTAAGAGAGTTTTTACAAAAGCTCAGGCTGAAAAAGATTTGATTGAAAAAAAACTTAAAAATCTTCATGATAATTATGAGAAATATAAGGTTATAGATGCAAATGAAGATGTTACTTATCAAAAATTAAAAAGATATTACTTAACAGGTATTCAGTCTTCAATAAAAGAAACTAAAAAAGATTTAGTCAAAAAAGAGGAAGAAGTAGAAAAGAATAGAAAGAAAGTAATAGAAAAACAGATTGATAGGAAAACAGTTGAAACATTGAAAAATAAGAAATATGATAAATTTATAAAAGAAGAAAATAAAGCAGAGCAGATTGTGACTGACGAGCTTGGCTTATATGCATTTATCAGAAATAGAAAAGATAGATAA